In the genome of Juglans regia cultivar Chandler unplaced genomic scaffold, Walnut 2.0 Scaffold_637, whole genome shotgun sequence, the window ataaaattgatactattttagatgaacagattgtgttgaccaatgatggagaggttcagCGTTTCCTTGTTCGTTGGGTCGATCGACCAGATTATGACTGTACATGGATTCCCAGAGACAAACTCCAACAGCTTGATTCAAATTTATTGGAGCTTTATCGGAGCCAGCAGGATCTTCCTTCGCCCGGGTCACCAGCCACATGTTCTAGAGAAGTGCGTAGGGACACCAGACTCAAGCCTCCACTCACACGTGTTTATGGCCATCAGAAGAAGCGTGCTCAACCACTTAGCTTATGGTTGGGTGATTGATTGCAGCCTTAGTGTGACTCGTCAACTCGACAGAGTCGAGCTTTTCCACCCCAGGAGAGTTGATGATGACATCTCCTAttaatgctttatttattttatcaatgtcttgtctattttatttagggtttgtattaccCTACTATTTAAAGACAtcttctatttttgttattttattaatgtgttgtttatttcatttagggtttgtattgccctactactgAAAAGACTTGTAAGGAACATTGGAATGTAGGTTTTGAATTAAGAGTTGAGCGCCACAGCCGCCTCCTTCCAACCCctctttgctttcttcttcttcctctcttctcttctggttccttttcttctctatttcctaTTACTCTGCTTCTATCTCTTGTTCTcacttctatcctacatcaGGTCTGCTTGTCAGTTAAACACAAAATGATTGTTTCTGCCTAAATAGTCTTTGAGCATGATGTACTCTCCTATCAACTGCCTGCACTTCATTTGTATATcctctctatttatttatgattgtGTTGAAATAATAGTTTTGTTTGTCTTGTAATTCTTATTACAAATTCTTTATATTCTAATGGTACCTTAACATGTTTGGTTTCCTGTAAAATAGGAGCGGAAACGAAAACAAGATATGAATGCCAATCCTGCTCAAACCGCTGCAGAAGCAGCTCATCAAATGCTGATCAAGAAGGTAAGTCATGTAAAGATCAGTGCTGGAAGCAACTGAGTactcaatatgtaaaatagctATGGTGCCTGTGGTATTTTGATCACATGGTAGTCAACTCAATCAAATTAATCAGAGTTCTATCTTTACTGGTTCATCTATGGCTATTGTTTCCACTTAGCTTGATTTGGCgccatattttcttctttaatattcATTTCAGTGGTGGTCTTGTATTCGGACATAAACTCTTTTATGGTTATTACTttagttgtttctttttttttttttcaattactcGTGGTAATGCCTCTGTTCTGATTGCACTCATTGTTCATGTTAATAGAGACTCAGTTCAAAAATCAACTACGATGTATTGGAGACACTCTTTGCAGAAAAGGTatgcttattttcttttattttttatggtaaaAAGTCTAAATTGTGATGTGATATATATCCTCATGCACACATAATTCCTTCTTGAACCTGGCTGTAGCAATAAAACAAGCTTTTGGAGAGGGTATGATATACATTACCACTTACTCTTACAATTCATGTATTGTATCCACCAGTTCACAATAACTGAataatccaaaaacaaaatctgaaTATCAGTCGTCGGTAGTTACAAACAaatcacaaatatatattttgtagttGTCGTGTGTGCATGCAGGTGCATGGATACATTCCATTCGTAATGGTTTTCTTCTTAAGTTTATAACATAGGAAAACTGTAAGCACAAGgatttctctccattttaattttttttataaacaaaagaTACAGTTTGCAAGAGCAGAATCAATCCCAGCTGCTGGAATCATTAGTGTCGGGTGCGAGGGGGGATCGTttaagatttgaatttgaagatttttttgtttcattcttAAATCTTTTTACTGTTTGTACTTAtcatatctttatttatttctggCAGCCATCTTCTGATTCGAATAAAAAACTCAAAGCATCAAATGATGATGGCGATGCCAAAGGGCAAAGTAATGGTGAGAAAGAGCATGACGGGGATATCACAGACAATTATGATGAACCGGGACAAGGGTATGGAAACTTGGAACAGGAAGATGTCAACGGAACATATGGCAATGAATTGCATGTGGACTTTGAAAATGAAGAGGATGTTTATGGTTATAACTACGATAATGGTGAAGAGGAATATTGATGCAATGGGATGCAACTCTCCCAAGGCTGATTTGATTTCACAACATCAGTGGGTAAGGAATTAGGAAGGaaacataaattacatttaAAGATTCTTCTATTTTTCCCCGTCTAAGGCATGGGTCATTATGTTGAgggtattttaataaaatgagtagTAGAATAGTTATACGAGATTTTATAGAAGTATCCTCAATTTAAAAGTATAGTTGCAGAAATGTCGtgtatgtatcattactcttctaAGAACGGTAACTCGTTCGGAACATTACAAACAAGATAGAGATGTTTGTCATCATTGATCAGTTGGATACATAATTAAGCTCCTCAAATGTGTATGTTTAGAGTATCCCTTCATGCAAAAGGATGGAATAAGAATTGAATGACTTATCACCCTAGGAGTAATATTATCTATCAGCAGTGTTAACTGAGACGAGTTTTAAAACAGAAATCAAGTTACAAGATGGGATTGTTGTTCTGTACCATTATGGAGTTTTGGCAGAATATATTATCAGCAGTCTTGATCATTCAAGGATTCAActatggatattttttttttatttttttattttatgaaaaaagaaaagaaaagaaagtgttgCATACAGGATAAAAAGGTGGGATTGTTGTTCTGTACTATTAAGGAGTTATAACGCTTCCTTCGATTTCTTTGAAGCAGGTTTAGAGGGTACAACATCAAATGATGATGCCTTTTGCTCTTAGGTGGATTGGCCGTTCAtagcaaagttttgaatattgtATTGGAcactgtaccggtcaaggcattggaacaaaatattttggtaccgctatcgtttcgtgtaccgttttaggatagtcgatatatgaataaattatatataaatatatatatatataaattataaatagtctagtctgaattgaggatTAAAAAATGAGCTAGTAgttcgaaaaaataaaaaaaaagaacaaaaaatttaagGCCAAAATACAAGCCGGTACAAgctgaaatatcggccggtatttGGGCAAGtatgaaatatatgtaatatcTGTACCGGACTAGTGGCCGCTACGGCATATGCCAACCGTACCGGCCGGTTTGGTACAGTATTTAAAACAACTTCATAGTCCCAAAAGTGGTATCatagtaaaaaaagaaaatgttatttatacttataatttttattcacatAACTATACGTGCTGATGTATTAGTTATTAATATGTTGAAGAttgtgaaatttgaaatttgaatttaaaaagaaaattgataaaattggtattgtacgtaaaattataagtatatgtaACACTATTCTAATCAAAAGTCACCAATTCCTAGTTGTATCTTAGTGAGGGAGAGATAGTAGGAGTATGTCCACAATATCACTAAATGTAATCATTTCAAATGATATAAACGGCTCAAGTGTGTCTTTCTTAAcatcaattttgttttaagatgAACAGTACAGCTCAAAGTGCGACCGACATTTGTAATATTTGGAATTTGATATGTACAAAGCAAGTGATGTGAGGCATTATATAAAGAGTATAACAAATCAGGAGAGCTTCAACTATCTTTCAACAACACACATTGCCCTTTCACGTAAGGCTAAAGTTTTTCTACTACTAAAAGGAATTAAATTGACttattataaaaaggaaaaaataattaattgagtaGTTCTTTTTTCCCCCATGTTATAGAATGCTGTCTTTATCAAACTTGcatcaaacttttgattatccccttattttccttttttttttaatctagaaTCATGCTTTAATCATGACACTTGCTTTGGCTCTGATTCTTTGCCTAGTGTGTGTGAGAAAGTAATGCCGCTCTTCATCCTAGATcttatcatttctatttttgttcgttgatgtgacacattttaagtGACTTCACATGCCAACCACTTAAATGAAATAGTTTGGAATGTGTCATATCAACGAGTGTAATTCCAaaagacaaaatttaagatgaagagcaacatttatatatatttatatgtatgtagagtaatgttactcatcatcccaatttctatcatcctcccatcatctTATGATATGTCATTAGataattggaaattatttattatatttcacttataaacttattatctaataccacatcatggAATGATGGGAGGATAATAGaagttaagatgatgaatagatttttcatgtatgtatgtatgtatttatataatctcATGCATGCAAATTTGAGAAAGTCAACTAAGACAAATGATATGATGATTTGTCCATGTGATGAGCCTTATCGTCTTAAAAGAGATCTACCGGCATGACGCATCAAAGGTCGGTCCCTATCCAATTGTAGATGCAAGCACACAATAATGTAGGATGATTATATCACTTCTAAGACTCTGAATATGAAAACTAATCGATCACTGTGTATTGTTTTTGTTGGTACAAAGGGGCTACATAAGAGACAATAGTGAgagaaagtttgcttcaaggcgcGTTACAATGTCGttttccttaagacaatattcgccccCATCAATAATGGTATGCACACGAGTTACAAGCGAATTTActtccaagatacaatgaagcccagaactagtctgtttgtctaactgcattatgcacacacgaaattagatcccgaataccctcagattttgctattcaaccaaaAGATTAGAAATCTGTTCTCTGCAGAATGAACAAATTCTaataacaagttttgaagaaatgaaaacttttgggAGAGAGAATTTCGAAATTGCCTTCTTGAACTCTAAGATTCTAAAAAGTTCCTTTGAATTCGTAGGCCAATGGATCTATTTATAGAGGGCTAATGGATGTCATTTTTTTGTAATCTGATCCGAAcaggtatatatattatgcctGTTACCAAATGACACAATTGTTGGACCTAGTCCAACGGTCATGTTGCTTCCACTTCAACTGGTTGGCACCAGTTCGTACCACCAGGTGCGTGGTTTTCCCGTTTTGCCAAGCATTGCAACACTTGGTTGCTTGTGGTCTGAGACTCTGATGAGTTGCAAGTTGCAACGCCTCTCATGCCTAGCGGCCCTTGATGCAATACCCATGCATTGCTTTGCTTCACGAATGCATGCTCCTTTATCCCAAGGGTTGCCTCTTCTTAAATCAACAAAACTCCATAATCTTGGAAGAGGTGTGATTCAAACCCATCCCATGGGTTAAATGGGAAGCTACAATACAACTAAGCGAATCAAAAGGCTGTGGTTAGAACATAGACCCAATATCTTATAACCATAAGCTATTGCTAATaaacttttcttgatttttctctttctaaaataattcataacttccaaaaataaatcctcaaaatattattaataataaatataatatattattttgaaaatattctaaCAGTTTTTAGAGTTTGATCATCTGCATCTTTCATTAATTTGGCCAAACTTCTGTAGCTGATTCCAACTGCCATAGGGCTTAacaagcagagagagagagagagagagattccaaCTGGTATGGATCCAATTCCTCTTTCCTGTAATGTGGATGGAACTGGTCAATGGTCAACTGCTATCTTTTTCATCTATTGGTAGAGGtgatccattttttatttgtagcTGGAGCCACAAGTGGGTATAGTCTCACATAATCATGCTTTTATCATTGCTCGAAAATTGAATCTCCCTGTTAAACTAGTGTCAAGGTGAGGCGTGAGAACATTTTAGGCCCCGTTTAGATCCAaaaacactctcaacccatctcatttcatctcatcattacaacttcttcaaatttccatacaaaatataataaataattcaaaattttcaaatctcaaaacaataataatattaaaaaataatattttattcaactcatctaaaactatcccatcttatctcatttcactatccatggcatatgtttatgtttatggTCATAAACATaagtttatgtttatgtttcCTCAAagcaaggaaaaagaaaaggacgcTTTTACTCTTCCATGGCATGTCCAACCCATCTTTACAAtgggtaattttgtaaaatttgaaattctaatAACAAAATCTTAGCATTTTTTATGAAATGCACTATCATTTTCGTTGGTTGTAAAATGGgatgtaaaataattgtacatCATTATTCATACTGTTCAGGTTGAGATGGATTGGAGCTGCAACTCACATCTGAGGAAccagccaataaaaaaaatacacctcACATCACATGCCCCTTCAAGTGAATCTTGGGGCAAGCTAAAATAATACCCCCAACAATTAAAAGCATGCTTTCAGAACCCTGGGAGCCACTTGTACAGTTCTAATCCTTTCTGTATGTATTTTGCTATAACATGCGCATTTTGTGGTCCTTAAACTCATGATTAAGGAAACTGCATCATTAATACTAAGTGCAGaatagaataaaatcattttcagtTGCAATGGGAATCTGCGGATCAGTTATGTCTCGGGAGATTCATGATGCTGAGGATGGCAATGAAAATGTGTTATTCTTGCAAGGAAATAATGTTTCTAATGGAGCTCTGGCCCTTTGTTCTCTTTACTCTAAGCAAGGGAGCAAAGGATTAAACCAAGATGCTGCCATTCTTCACCAGGTTTGTTAATGGTTCACTCTCTCAAATTGTATCTATGATGATCCTTTTAACTTTACAGGCTGTTCTTAGATTAGAATCAAGCTGGTTTTCATTCCTATGAGAAAAGTTTCACTTCTCAATTTAGTGTCTTCTACTGAATTTATTAGTTAAAAGATCCTTTATTGAAACTGCATGTGTTTTTCTGTGGCAAGGGCTATGGAGTGGAAGATGGAGCTTTATGTGGAGTTTTTGATGGGCATGGGAAGAATGGTCATGTAGTGAGCAAGCTAGTATGCAACCACCTGCCTTCACTCTTATTAACCCCAAAGAGCTCTCTCTCAAAGATTAATGCAGCAGTAGCAGATGATGATAGTTTGCAAAATCATATGGATGGAATAGATGATGAATCAATGTCAAGCAAGAGCTTTCATATATGGAAAGAGGCTTGTATCAGTGCCTTTAAGGTGATGGACAAGGAGATAAAGCTGCAAGAGAATTTGGACTGCTCTTGTAGTGGAACCACTGCAGTAGTTGCTATAAGACAGGTAACAAGACCAAATAATTCTTCCATTTTGTTTCTTAATCTATTTGGAGAAGTTAACTGaatctttgttttgattttgactttctctTCTATGGAAAACTAAGCAGGGTGAAGATCTTGTTATAGCTAATCTTGGGGATTCAAGGGCAGTCTTAGGAATGATGACCAAGAATGGAGTCACGGCCTTTCAGTTAACCAGAGACTTAAAGC includes:
- the LOC109018581 gene encoding probable protein phosphatase 2C 72; the protein is MGICGSVMSREIHDAEDGNENVLFLQGNNVSNGALALCSLYSKQGSKGLNQDAAILHQGYGVEDGALCGVFDGHGKNGHVVSKLVCNHLPSLLLTPKSSLSKINAAVADDDSLQNHMDGIDDESMSSKSFHIWKEACISAFKVMDKEIKLQENLDCSCSGTTAVVAIRQGEDLVIANLGDSRAVLGMMTKNGVTAFQLTRDLKPGLPCEAERIKNCNGRVAALKQEPHIQRVWQPHDDTPGLAMSRAFGDFVLKDHGIIAIPEVYYHRLTSDDQFIILATDGVWDVLNNDQVAAIVWAAESEQAAAKVVEAATTAWRKKYPTAKVDDCSVVCLFLQKK